A stretch of Solidesulfovibrio sp. DNA encodes these proteins:
- a CDS encoding helix-turn-helix domain-containing protein, which produces MDMGRNLQGIDEYRAAEKLGVSVHTLRMWRHRGKGPVYSKLGRRVLYLSPDLDSYLESCRVQPVNAA; this is translated from the coding sequence ATGGACATGGGTAGAAATCTTCAGGGAATCGACGAATATCGGGCGGCTGAAAAATTGGGAGTCAGCGTCCACACGCTGCGGATGTGGCGACATCGGGGGAAAGGGCCAGTTTATTCAAAGCTCGGCCGGCGGGTTTTGTACCTGTCCCCGGATTTGGACAGCTATCTGGAAAGCTGCCGGGTTCAGCCTGTCAATGCGGCATAG